Proteins encoded in a region of the Dromaius novaehollandiae isolate bDroNov1 chromosome 18, bDroNov1.hap1, whole genome shotgun sequence genome:
- the BPTF gene encoding nucleosome-remodeling factor subunit BPTF isoform X10 yields the protein MRGRRGRPPKQQQPAAASAQASSPAPPAPAGPIGGLRSRQRGSSRGRWATSAQAETAGPKQKGAGAAQASSSAATSPRGGSKRKAGSGGSSTPGGGGSSGKGRGRAGAGGAGGGGGGGSCNSQGRAASSRRSISKVVYDDHESEEEEESMVSEEEEEGDPEDNQDSEEEEEEEIMEEEDDDDSDYPEEMEDEDDASYCTESSFRSHSTYSSTPGRRRQRVHRPRSPILEEKDIPPLEFPKSSEDLMVPSEHIMNVIAIYEVLRNFGTVLRLSPFRFEDFCAALVSQEQCTLMAEMHIVLLKAVLREEDTSNTTFGPADLKDSVNSTLYFIDGMTWPEVLRVYCESDKEYHHVLPYQETEDYPYGPVENKIKVLQFLVDQFLTTNIAREELMSEGVIQYDDHCRVCHKLGDLLCCETCSAVYHLECVKPPLEEVPEDEWQCEVCVAHKVPGVTDCVAEIQKNKPYIRHEPVGYDRHRRKYWFLNRRIIIEEDSESEKDKKIWYYSTKIQLAELIECLDKDYWEADLCKTLEEMREEIHRHMDVTEDLTNKARGNNKSFLSAANDEILEIIRIRKGEVGEDKNTSADEAEKAKSDVDDGQTDTEKGKEESADQDKTEETPAEQDTEKVKTEEATVVGDKSNSETSSTDDNNTNPSAGETSCSEGKNAMGCQSETLDSNNVAEKKVASELPQELSEETGQMIPSNSSSVSAAPLQSDVENSNSSELSSLQNDSVKMSDDAENAERGSQDSEDLGEKSNGERSDSPGTGKGAPGSTRMLTRLRNPDSKLSQMKNQQVAAAAHEANKLHKEGREVLVVNSQGEVSRMNAKKEVVMKGNINNYFKLGQEGKYRVYHNQYATNSFALNKHQHREDHDKRRHLSHKFCLTPAGEFKWNGSVHGSKVLTISTLRLTIIQLENNIPASFLHPNWASHRSNWIKAVQMCSKPREFALALAILECAIKPVVMLPIWRESLGHTRLRRMTALEREEKEKVKKKERKQEEEETMQQATWVKYTFPVKHQVWKQKGEEYRVTGYGGWSWISKTHVHRFVPKLPGNTNANYRKLLPTKNEDMTIEKCDLEKRKNPVKVKIEKDKMKDSRDLQAKNKADVSETLGKVHVKEEKKSSEEKAEISANSENLNHAKGKAEKEIDCENDKVIKEEPMDIDDVKIESPIKDEDSHCKRDIINVSEGFHLRTCYKRKVKSSKLDGLLERRIKQFTLEEKQRLERMKLEASAKTVGIRSVSPQKIIDELQAGKVKEGSQFDMSSEDRTYISDKTQTEDVEQDCLPISSLSHTKSGEPDELSLPSANRLSKGEGQLLDEDSPQCSEGESSVQSDSKESNPEPMTTDKCQGQEVLKECESSFADGLKQTNAESKIKWDVLETSEKPLKQKLPVSRVSQSECENLQPVVTESSRRKDVLAVLENTEGNSEWQSKDPESNCMIKSPSEPTSFQEGEMEEETVLRKTEGKSENKTVFHQKSVSKDLEAFKTELISERSHESQTLEHMDGAETDEELLSSKLSEANGKKKGQELKVETSTISRCVDQTNLNSITDKKNNKNESETDVEKEKSAFQMNGKDNDKILSNDECLVKDTCETTAGSDTEPKVNNINKSIPEHEIKPLTFKESSVKPFMNGDIMVEGTNDKNNVDPKSSLQSSPEFESGESLQPPHEVPDYVQKTEEKQLSPERSTFVGTASTPTHTFCKENNLSGETECMETEVIEDKKVAPSPVTSCEESSLSSDFADQNGLQTYKVENTNGENKIKTIITEVTTTTSTVSTESKTVFKVAETVAANDEKTTVVSSTENCAISTVTTTTTVTKLTTPATDSNVDVISVQEHSKTVVTTTVTDSLTTSEGTLVTSMTVSKEYSTKDKVKLMKFARPKKTRSGTALPSYRKFVTKSSKKSIFVLPNDDLKKLARKGGIREVPYFNYNAKPALDIWPYPSPRPTFGITWRYRLQTVKSLAGVSLMLRLLWACLKWDDMAAKAPPGGGTTRTETSETEITTTEIIKRRDVGPYGIRSEYCIRKIICPIGVPEAPKETPTPQRKGLRSSALRPKRPETPKQTGPVIIESWVAEEELELWEIRAFAERVEKEKAQAVEQQAKVSELKKSEEFKAQMEAQLKQQRLAAQQKRLEQQKQIPAAGVAPAVTTASSTATTVSTPQKVVVGPLTGPVPTGTKVVLTTKVGSPATVTFQQNKNFHQTFATWVKQGQSSTATSTAATSATTIASTGQTFQISGSPVTMAGKVITKLPLPANSKIVAVNVPSTQGGVVQVQQKVLGIIPSTTGASQTFTSFQPRTATVTIRPNTTGTLGTTSTSQVMQGTPLRPGMTVIRTPLQQSTLGKTIIRTPLVVQQGILPASQTQQVVTQIIRGQPVSTAVSSTSTASSSPGQKTVTSPGTPPQPIQPQTTPQPPRPQQGQVKLTMAQLTQLTQGQGGSQGLTVVIQGQGQTTGQLQLIPQGVTVIPGPGQQLMQAAMPNGTIQRFLFTPLPAAATTASTTTTTVSTSTSAAGEQKQALQAQPTSALPPIQPQPQSQQQSQPQVQNQSISPVPSAQPQAPQPPLQPETQTQPESQTPTSVDSPATPEAQSSKSPVTVQSPTQTQAQGQSPVQVQSQPQTAIPPQGQSQVQPQQPAQVQTTTQQQIPMQPHAPIQIQAQLQQSQPQVQTSVSTLPTTQSLNQVPVQSPTRPQLQLQQPPTKVITVPQLQQQVQVLSQLQSHVVAQIQAQQGSVPQQIKLQLPIQIQQTSPVQAHQIQNVVTVQAASVQEQLQRVQQLREQQQKKKQQQIEIKREHTLQASNQSDIIQKQVVMKQNAVIEHLKQKKTLTPAEREENQRMIVCNQVMKYILDKIDKEEKQAAKKRKREESVEQKRSKQNATKLSALLFKHKEQLKAEILKKRALLDKDLQIEVQEELKKDLTKIKKEKEKAQAAAAAAAAAAAAAAAAATAPPPPPPPPLPPPPQQHSANVTSSSTTVPMPVSSQKRKRDEEKDSSASKSKKKKMISTTSKETKKDTKLYCICKTPYDESKFYIGCDRCQNWYHGRCVGILQSEADLIDEYVCPQCQSTEDAMTVLSPLTDKDYEGLRRVLRSLQAHKMAWPFLEPVDPNDAPDYYGVIKEPMDLATMEERILKRYYKKVTEFVADMTKIFDNCRYYNPSDSPFYQCAEVLESFFVQKLKGFKASRSHNNKLQSTAS from the exons GTAGGAGAAGACAAAGAGTGCATCGTCCTCGTTCtccaattttggaagaaaaagatatCCCACCTTTGGAGTTTCCTAAATCCTCAGAGGACTTAATGGTGCCTAGTGAGCATATAATGAATGTTATTGCCATCTATGAGGTACTAAGGAACTTTGGCACTGTTTTACGCCTCTCTCCTTTTCGTTTTGAGGACTTCTGTGCTGCTCTGGTAAGTCAAGAGCAGTGCACACTTATGGCAGAGATGCATATAgtgcttttaaaagcagttttacgTGAAGAAGACACTTCAAATACTACCTTTGGACCTGCTGACCTCAAAGATAGCGTTAATTCCACTTTGTATTTCATAGATGGAATGACGTGGCCAGAGGTTCTGCGGGTATATTGTGAGAGTGACAAGGAATACCATCATGTTCTTCCTTATCAAGAGACAGAGGACTATCCTTATGGACCAGTAGAGAATAAAATCAAAGTTCTGCAGTTCTTAGTGGATCAGTTTCTTACAACAAACATTGCACGTGAAGAGTTAATGTCAGAAGGTGTTATCCAATATGATGATCATTGTAGGGTTTGTCACAAACTTGGGGATTTGCTTTGCTGTGAAACTTGTTCAGCCGTGTACCACTTAGAGTGCGTGAAACCACCTCTTGAAGAGGTACCGGAGGATGAATGGCAGTGTGAAGTCTGCGTAGCACATAAGGTGCCTGGAGTAACTGACTGTGTTGCTGAAATCCAAAAAAATAAACCATACATTCGACATGAACCCGTTGGATATGACAGGCATAGAAGAAAATACTGGTTCCTGAACAGGAGAATTATTAT AGAAGAAGATTCAGAAAGTGAGAAAGATAAGAAAATCTGGTACTATAGCACAAAGATACAGTTGGCAGAGTTGATTGAATGCCTAGACAAAGATTACTGGGAAGCTGACCTATGCAAAACTCTGGAAGAAATGCGTGAAGAAATTCATCGGCACATGGATGTAACAGAAGACCTTACTAATAAAGCACGGGGCAACAACAagtccttcctttctgcagcaaatG ATGAAATTTTGGAGATTATCAGAATAAGAAAAGGAGAAGTAGGGGAAGATAAAAACACATCAGCCGATGAGGCAGAAAAGGCCAAAAGTGATGTTGATGATGGCCAGACAGATACTGAGAAAGGCAAGGAGGAATCTGCAGATCAAGATAAAACTGAAGAAACACCTGCTGAGCAAGacacagaaaaagtgaaaacagaag AGGCAACAGTCGTTGGGGATAAAAGTAACTCTGAAACATCAAGCACTGACGACAACAACACAAATCCTTCTGCAGGAGAGACTAGTTGCTCTGAAGGGAAGAACGCAATGGGGTGTCAGTCAGAAACCCTTGATAGCAACAACGTGGCAGAGAAGAAGGTGGCATCAGAGCTCCCTCAGGAACTCTCAG AGGAAACTGGTCAGATGATCCCTAGCAACAGTAGTAGTGTATCTGCTGCACCTCTACAGTCAGATGttgaaaacagcaacagcagtgaGTTGAGCTCTCTGCAGAATGACTCCGTTAAGATGTCTGATGATGCTGAAAATGCAGAGAGAGGATCCCAGGATTCAGAGGACTTAG GAGAGAAATCTAATGGTGAAAGAAGTGACTCTCCAGGCACAGGAAAAGGTGCACCAGGTTCGACACGAATGCTCACAAGATTACGAAATCCAGATAGCAAGTTGAGCCAGATGAAAAATCAGCAGGTTGCTGCTGCAGCGCATGAAGCAAATAAATTACATAAAGAAGGCAGAGAG GTTCTGGTGGTCAACTCTCAAGGTGAAGTCTCCCGAATGAACGCAAAGAAGGAAGTTGTGATGAAAGGAAATATCAACAACTATTTCAAATTAGGGCAAGAGGGGAAGTATCGCGTTTATCATAACCAATATGCCACTAATTCATTCGCATTGAACAAGCACCAGCACAGGGAGGACCATGACAAGAGACGGCATCTCTCACATAAATTCTGCCTGACTCCTGCTGGAGAGTTCAAATGGAACGGGTCTGTACACGGGTCCAAAGTTCTCACCATATCCACTTTGAGGCTAACTATTATTCAGCTAGAAAACAATATCCCAGCATCATTCCTTCACCCTAACTGGGCTTCCCACAG GTCTAACTGGATTAAGGCTGTTCAGATGTGTAGCAAACCTAGAGAATTTGCGCTTGCTCTGGCTATATTGGAATGCGCAATTAAACCAGTTGTCATGCTGCCAATCTGGCGAGAATCCTTGGGGCACACTAG ATTACGCAGAATGACAGCAttagaaagagaggaaaaggagaaagtgaaaaaaaaagagagaaaacaagaagaagaagaaacaatgcAGCAAGCTACATGGGTGAAATATACCTTTCCTGTCAAACATCAg gtttggaaacaaaaaggagaggaatatAGAGTAACCGGATATGGTGGCTGGAGCTGGATTAGTAAAACACATGTCCATAGGTTTGTGCCCAAACTACCTGGAAATACTAATGCAAATTACAGAAAGTTGCTACCGA CAAAGAATGAAGATATGACTATTGAAAAATGCgacttggagaaaagaaaaaatccagtaaaggtaaaaatagaaaaagataaaatgaagGATTCTCGTGATCTGCAAGCAAAGAACAAAGCAGATGTTTCAGAAACCTTGGGGAAAGTACacgtgaaagaagaaaaaaagtcaagtgaagaaaaagcagaaattagTGCAAATTCTGAAAACTTAAATCATGCAAAAGGTAAAG CGGAAAAAGAAATTGATTGTGAAAATGATAAAGTCATCAAGGAAGAACCTATGGATATAGATGATGTGAAAATTGAATCCCCCATAAAAGATGAGGATAGTCATTGTAAACGGGATATAATCAATGTCAGTGAGGGATTTCATTTAAGGACTTGCtacaaaagaaaagtaaaatcatCAAAATTAGATGGACTACTTGAGAGGCGAATAAAACAATTtacactggaagaaaaacagcGTCTAGAAAGGATGAAACTGGAGGCTAGTGCTAAAACTGTAGGCATTCGATCTGTAAGCCCCCAGAAAATCATAGATGAGCTACAAGCAGGAAAAGTAAAAGAAGGAAGCCAGTTTGACATGTCTTCCGAAGACAGAACCTATATTTCAGATAAGACCCAAACTGAAGATGTGGAACAGGACTGCTTGCCGATCAGCAGCCTCTCTCATACCAAAAGTGGTGAGCCAGATGAGCTGTCTTTGCCTTCAGCAAATAGGCTGTCAAAGGGAGAAGGCCAGCTGCTGGATGAAGACTCCCCTCAGTGCTCTGAAGGTGAAAGCTCAGTTCAGAGTGACAGTAAAGAAAGCAACCCTGAACCTATGACTACTGATAAATGTCAAGGGCAAGAGGTTCTTAAGGAATGTGAGAGTTCCTTTGCAGATGGCTTGaaacaaacaaatgcagaaaGTAAAATCAAATGGGATGTTTTGGAAACAAGTGAAAAACCTTTGAAGCAAAAATTACCTGTTTCCAGAGTATCTCAGAGCGAATGTGAAAATTTACAGCCAGTGGTAACTGAAAGCAGCCGTAGAAAAGATGTTCTGGCTGTTCTTGAAAACACAGAAGGGAATTCTGAATGGCAGAGCAAAGACCCAGAAAGCAATTGCATGATAAAAAGCCCTTCTGAACCAACATCCTTTCAAGAAGGTGAGATGGAGGAAGAAACTGTTCTAAGAAAGACTGAAGGTAAATCAGAAAACAAGACTGTATTTCACCAAAAATCAGTTAGTAAAGATCTAGAAGCATTTAAAACAGAGCTAATTTCTGAAAGAAGTCATGAAAGTCAAACTCTGGAACACATGGATGGGGCAGAAACTGATGAGGAGTTACTGAGCTCTAAGCTATCTGAGGCTAATGGTAAAAAGAAAGGTCAGGAATTGAAAGTGGAGACAAGTACAATAAGCAGGTGTGTTGATCAGACAAATCTAAATAGTATTACTgacaaaaagaataataaaaatgaatctgAGACAGACgtagaaaaggaaaaatcagcatttcagaTGAATGGGAAAGACAATGATAAAATATTATCAAATGATGAATGCTTAGTTAAAGACACCTGTGAAACTACAGCAGGGAGTGATACTGAACCAAAagttaataatattaataaatccATTCCTGAACATGAAATAAAACCATTGACTTTTAAGGAGTCCTCAGTAAAACCATTTATGAACGGTGACATTATGGTAGAAGGcacaaatgacaaaaataatgtGGACCCTAAGTCATCTTTGCAGAGTTCACCAGAGTTTGAATCTGGAGAGAGTCTTCAGCCACCACATGAAGTTCCAGACTATgtgcagaaaactgaagaaaagcagctttctCCTGAAAGATCCACCTTTGTTGGCACTGCTTCCACACCGACGCATAcattctgtaaagaaaataacCTAAGCGGTGAAACAGAATGTATGGAAACTGAAGTCATTGAGGATAAGAAAGTTGCTCCATCACCTGTGACATCATGTGAGGAGTCTAGTTTGAGTAGTGACTTCGCTGATCAGAATGGTCTACAGACATATAAAGTGGAAAATActaatggagaaaataaaataaaaactatcaTTACTGAAGTGACTACCACAACATCAACTGTTTCTACAGAATCTAAAACTGTGTTTAAAGTTGCGGAGACTGTAGCTGCTAATGATGAGAAAACAACAGTGGTATCATCTACAGAAAATTGTGCCATATCTACTGTAACTACCACCACTACTGTAACTAAGCTTACCACTCCAGCTACAGACAGCAATGTTGATGTCATTTCTGTACAAGAGCATAGCAAAACAGTAGTTACAACAACAGTAACTGATTCACTGACCACCTCAGAAGGCACGTTGGTGACTTCCATGACTGTCAGCAAAGAGTATTCTACAAAAGACAAGGTGAAATTAATGAAATTTGCAAGACCCAAAAAAACTCGTTCTGGAACTGCCTTACCATCTTACAGAAAATTTGTTaccaaaagcagtaaaaaaagcatatttgttcTACCCAATGACGACTTGAAAAAGTTGGCCAGAAAAGGAGGGATCAGAGAAGTTCCTTATTTCAATTACAATGCAAAACCTGCCTTGGATATTTGGCCGTATCCATCTCCAAGACCAACTTTTGGGATCACTTGGAG ATATCGACTTCAAACAGTAAAATCATTGGCTGGAGTGAGTCTTATGTTGCGGTTACTGTGGGCATGTCTCAAATGGGATGATATGGCTGCAAAAGCTCCACCTGGGGGAGGAACTACACGTACAG AAACGTCTGAAACTGAAATTACAACAACAGAAATAATCAAGCGGAGAGATGTTGGTCCTTATGGAATCCGGTCAGAATACTGtataagaaaaattatttgtcCCATTGGTGTACCAGAGGCTCCAAAAG AAACTCCAACGCCTCAGAGGAAGGGACTACGATCAAGTGCGCTAAGGCCAAAAAGGCCCGAAACACCCAAGCAAACAGGCCCTGTTATCATTGAAAGTTGGGTAGCAGAGGAGGAATTGGAATTGTGGGAGATCAGGGCATTTGCTGAAAG GGTGGAGAAAGAAAAGGCGCAGGCAGTTGAACAGCAGGCTAAGGTTAGTGAACTGAAGAAGTCCGAGGAGTTCAAGGCCCAAATGGAGGCTCAGCTAAAACAGCAACGGTTGGCTGCCCAGCAG AAGCGACTGGAACAGCAGAAGCAGATACCTGCTGCAGGTGTGGCCCCCGCAGTCACTACAGCCAGCAGTACTGCAACTACTGTCTCAACTCCGCAGAAAGTTGTGGTAGGCCCTTTAACGGGTCCAGTTCCCACTGGAACCAAAGTAGTACTTACTACAAAAGTGGGTTCTCCGGCTACAGTAACATTCCAACAGAACAAGAATTTCCATCAGACCTTTGCTACTTGGGTTAAACAAGGCCAATCTTCAACAG CCACTAGCACAGCTGCCACCTCAGCCACAACCATTGCCAGCACAGGGCAGACCTTCCAGATCTCAGGCAGTCCAGTAACGATGGCAGGGAAAGTGATAACTAAGCTGCCACTCCCTGCAAACAGCAAGATTGTTGCCGTCAATGTGCCATCAACTCAAGGAG gTGTTGTTCAAGTTCAGCAAAAGGTATTGGGTATCATTCCGTCAACTACAGGTGCAAGTCAGACATTTACTTCATTCCAGCCAAGGACAGCGACTGTAACGATTAGGCCAAATACCACAGGGACTTTAGGAACAACAAGCACTTCACAG GTAATGCAAGGAACACCACTCCGCCCTGGTATGACAGTAATACGGACACCACTTCAGCAGTCAACACTTGGAAAGACCATCATTCGAACACCTCTAGTGGTGCAACAAGGTATTCTTCCAGCCA GTCAGACACAGCAGGTGGTGACTCAGATAATCAGGGGTCAGCCTGTCTCAACAGCAGTTTCTAGTACTAGCACAGCTTCTTCAAGTCCTGGGCAGAAGACAGTAACATCTCCTGGAACGCCACCTCAGCCCATACAGCCACAAACCACACCGCAGCCCCCTCGCCCTCAGCAGGGACAAGTGAAACTCACTATGGCCCAGCTCACACAACTAACGCAAGGACAG GGTGGCAGTCAAGGATTAACTGTGGTAATTCAGGGACAAGGTCAAACTACTGGTCAATTACAATTAATCCCTCAGGGTGTGACTGTAATACCAGGTCCAGGACAACAGCTAATGCAAGCAGCTATGCCAAATGGTACAATTCAAAGATTCCTTTTCACCCCGCTACCAGCAGCAGCTACTACAGCTAGCACCACTACAACAACAGTTTCCACTTCAACCTCAG CTGCAGGAGAACAGAAGCAAGCTTTACAGGCACAACCAACATCAGCGCTGCCGCCAATTCAGCCGCAGCCTCAGAGTCAGCAGCAATCTCAGCCCCAAGTGCAGAATCAGAGTATTTCGCCTGTGCCATCGGCTCAGCCACAGGCACCTCAGCCACCACTTCAGCCTGAAACTCAGACCCAGCCTGAATCTCAGACTCCAACATCTGTTGACTCTCCAGCCACACCTGAAGCACAGTCATCTAAATCTCCAGTGACAGTTCAGTCTCCGACACAGACCCAGGCTCAAGGGCAATCTCCAGTGCAAGTCCAGAGTCAGCCGCAGACTGCCATCCCTCCACAAGGCCAGTCCCAAGTCCAGCCTCAACAACCAGCTCAGGTGCAGACTACCACCCAACAACAGATTCCGATGCAGCCCCATGCTCCCATACAAATTCAAGCTCAGCTGCAGCAATCACAACCTCAGGTTCAGACTTCAGTCTCAACCCTTCCAACTACTCAAAGTTTAAATCAGGTTCCTGTGCAATCCCCAACTCGTCCTCAGCTGCAACTTCAGCAGCCTCCAACAAAAGTTATTACAGTGCCTCAGCTTCAGCAACAAGTCCAAGTTCTCTCTCAGCTTCAGTCACATGTTGTGGCTCAGATACAAGCCCAACAAGGCAGTGTGCCCCAGCAGATCAAGCTTCAGTTACCTATTCAGATTCAACAAACTAGCCCAGTACAGGCTCACCAGATTCAGAATGTGGTAACAGTTCAAGCAGCTAGTGttcaggagcagctgcagagagttcagcagctcagggagcagcaacagaagaaaaagcagcaacagaTAGAAATTAAACGTGAGCACACCCTTCAGGCTTCTAATCAAAGTGACATTATCCAGAAACAG GTGGTTATGAAACAGAATGCTGTGATAGAACACTTGAAGCAGAAGAAGACGCTGACTCCAGctgagagggaagaaaatcagAG AATGATTGTATGCAACCAAGTGATGAAATATATTCTGGATAAGAtagataaagaagaaaaacaggcagcTAAGAAACGAAAGCGAGAAGAGAGTGTGGAACAGAAGCGTAGTAAGCAGAATGCTACCAAGCTGTCGGCTCTGCTTTTCAAGCATAAAGAACAGCTGAAAgctgaaatattgaaaaaaagaGCACTTCTGGACAAAGATCTACAAATTGAAGTGCAG GAGGAGCTAAAGAAAGACTTGactaaaattaagaaagaaaaggaaaaagcgcaggcagctgctgctgcggctgcagccgctgctgctgcggctgccgcTGCAGCCACTGCACCTCCTCCACCGCCGCCACCACCACTGCCACCGCCACCACAGCAGCACTCAGCCAATGTCACATCCTCCTCCACCACAGTCCCAATGCCAGTATCCTCCCAGAAGAGAAAACGAGATGAGGAGAAAGATTCGTCGGCTTCCAagtccaagaaaaagaaaatgatttctacTACCTCAAAGGAAACAAAGAAGGACACAAAGCTTTACTGCATCTGTAAAACGCCTTATGATGAATCTAA ATTTTACATTGGCTGCGACCGATGTCAGAACTGGTATCATGGGCGTTGTGTTGGCATTTTACAAAGTGAGGCAGATCTCATTGATGAATATGTGTGTCCACAATGTCAGTCCACAGAAGATGCCATGACTGTACTCAGTCCACTAACTGATAAAGATTATGAAGGTTTAAGAAGAGTACTACGTTCCTTGCAG GCTCACAAGATGGCATGGCCATTCTTGGAACCGGTAGATCCAAACGATGCACCAGATTATTATGGCGTTATTAAAGAACCAATGG